The Haloplanus salinarum genome includes a region encoding these proteins:
- a CDS encoding branched-chain amino acid ABC transporter permease: MAVTQFVVNGLLIGALFAAVAVGFALIWGVVDIINLAHGEMVMLGGYTSYWVLSLITGNAEGTPLLFLATIPAAIAVLYVVGYGLQRTLVSRVIGTDIFLTLLVTFGISIAIQQLAIQAWSANPRSIQVAFGDPSINVVGLVIPKMKLVAFVGAIALTAVLYLFLQRTRTGRAIRAVSQNPEAAALVGIDVEHTRAVTFGISSAIAGGIGAFIATILNIQPQMGLIYTLKSFVIVVFGGVGSIPGALIGGLLLGTVEELTTGFVSSQWTLAVSFTLLIVLLVVKPNGLFGEGAEQ, translated from the coding sequence ATGGCTGTCACGCAGTTCGTCGTCAACGGCCTGCTCATCGGGGCGCTGTTCGCGGCGGTCGCGGTCGGCTTCGCGCTCATCTGGGGCGTCGTCGACATCATCAACCTCGCCCACGGCGAGATGGTGATGCTCGGCGGCTACACCTCCTACTGGGTGCTGAGCCTCATCACCGGGAACGCCGAGGGCACCCCGCTGCTGTTCTTGGCGACGATCCCGGCCGCGATCGCCGTGCTGTACGTCGTCGGATACGGGCTCCAGCGGACGCTCGTCTCGCGCGTCATCGGGACCGATATCTTCCTGACGCTTCTGGTGACGTTCGGCATCAGCATCGCGATCCAGCAGTTGGCGATCCAGGCGTGGTCGGCGAACCCGCGGTCGATCCAGGTCGCGTTCGGCGATCCGTCGATCAACGTCGTCGGCCTCGTCATTCCGAAGATGAAGCTCGTCGCGTTCGTCGGCGCGATCGCCCTGACCGCCGTGCTCTATCTGTTCCTGCAGCGGACGCGGACCGGACGGGCGATCAGAGCCGTCTCGCAGAACCCGGAGGCCGCGGCACTGGTCGGGATCGACGTCGAACACACCCGCGCGGTGACGTTCGGCATCTCGTCGGCCATCGCCGGGGGGATCGGCGCGTTCATCGCGACCATCCTCAACATCCAGCCGCAGATGGGGCTCATCTACACGCTCAAGAGCTTCGTCATCGTAGTGTTCGGCGGCGTGGGATCGATCCCCGGGGCGCTCATCGGCGGCCTGCTGCTCGGGACCGTCGAGGAACTGACCACGGGGTTCGTCTCCTCGCAGTGGACGCTCGCGGTCAGTTTCACGCTGCTGATCGTCCTGTTGGTCGTCAAACCGAACGGCCTGTTCGGCGAGGGGGCTGAACAATGA
- a CDS encoding amino acid ABC transporter substrate-binding protein, whose translation MEDRQNRRTFLKVAGSTGAIGITGLAGCSGGGGDGGGGDDGSSGGDSTDSGGGTTGSSDGNPQTITLGGSMSLTGDNADLGQLYKDAYELTIQRINDNGGVEAGDGNTYELEMILRDDGTDASTSKSIYQELIDREGVDYLLGPYSSTVTLPASAVAAQNQKPMVEGGGASPEIFAQGNEWIFGLLPTANKYAKSYIDMCLAQDSTPESIAILAEDGTFSQSTAEGARNKIENTDLELVVDQTFPSGTSDLSTNLGRVRDAGADILLLCAHQKHNIILANQMESQSVNVDAAMGTVGSLNESFKDEVGANGDYMYGPSSWAVNADFEDSVYGTTGDFVSAIEENYDYTPDYHSAAGEAVIMTFVNAFENVSEITPTNVRNHIRQAEFSTVYGTVSFDDSGVINKNMLVYQWQPEPGLQITYPDNVAQSDPIYPMPDWSER comes from the coding sequence ATGGAAGACAGACAGAACCGACGGACGTTCCTCAAGGTGGCAGGAAGCACAGGTGCGATCGGAATTACCGGACTCGCGGGATGTTCCGGCGGCGGCGGCGACGGCGGAGGCGGTGACGACGGCTCGTCGGGCGGCGACTCGACGGACAGTGGCGGCGGGACGACCGGGAGTTCGGACGGCAACCCACAGACCATCACCCTCGGCGGGTCGATGAGCCTGACCGGCGACAACGCCGACCTCGGCCAGCTGTACAAGGACGCATACGAGCTGACGATCCAGCGCATCAACGACAACGGCGGCGTCGAGGCCGGCGACGGCAACACCTACGAACTGGAGATGATTCTCCGGGACGACGGGACCGACGCCTCGACCTCCAAGAGCATCTACCAGGAGCTCATCGACCGCGAGGGCGTCGACTACCTGCTCGGCCCCTACTCCAGTACGGTGACGCTCCCGGCGAGCGCGGTCGCGGCCCAAAACCAGAAGCCGATGGTCGAGGGCGGCGGCGCGAGCCCCGAAATCTTCGCACAGGGCAACGAGTGGATCTTCGGGCTCCTGCCGACGGCCAACAAGTACGCCAAGAGCTACATCGATATGTGCCTCGCGCAGGACTCGACGCCGGAGTCCATCGCCATCCTCGCCGAGGACGGGACGTTCAGCCAGTCCACCGCGGAGGGCGCACGGAACAAGATCGAGAACACCGACCTCGAACTGGTCGTCGACCAGACGTTCCCCTCGGGGACCTCGGACCTCTCGACGAACCTCGGCCGCGTGCGGGACGCCGGCGCCGACATCCTGCTCCTGTGTGCCCACCAGAAGCACAACATCATCCTGGCGAACCAGATGGAGAGCCAGAGCGTCAACGTCGACGCGGCGATGGGAACGGTCGGCAGCCTCAACGAGTCGTTCAAGGATGAGGTCGGCGCGAATGGCGACTATATGTACGGCCCGTCCTCGTGGGCGGTCAACGCCGACTTCGAGGATTCGGTGTACGGGACGACGGGCGACTTCGTCTCGGCCATCGAGGAGAACTACGACTACACGCCGGACTACCACAGCGCGGCCGGCGAAGCCGTGATTATGACGTTCGTCAACGCCTTCGAGAACGTCAGCGAGATCACGCCCACAAACGTCCGGAACCACATCCGGCAGGCGGAGTTCTCGACGGTGTACGGCACCGTCTCCTTCGATGACTCCGGCGTCATCAACAAGAACATGCTCGTCTACCAGTGGCAGCCCGAACCGGGCCTCCAGATCACGTATCCGGACAACGTCGCGCAGTCGGACCCCATCTACCCGATGCCCGACTGGAGTGAGCGCTGA
- a CDS encoding SLC13 family permease: MSRTQWEMTGRTALSLIVALVATAVIAGVPTPPGLSRAGQLALSTMALAAILWVTKALPLALTGLLIPVVLTIFGIYDRMEAALSGFADPLIFLFIAGFVLAEALQTHNIDRRLALNLINWLGRSPRLLILAIMLSTAFLSMWVSNTATTAMMTPVALGVLAGVVGRETEGSGTSNMRVATLLGTAYAASVGGVGTLIGTPPNVVAVAFLDRLVGIEISFVQWLAIGLPIVAVTLPLTWYALTFWLYPPEIDDVNDAQSQAAELVAEEGPMSKRARRAAYIFAATAGLWMLGGLGFLFEGLLPTAWQVTLFGGDGPNLFGLNGHRGTLYFVVVGLLAIPALVLSGADDWENLIDIDWGTILLFGGGISLADALGDTNATAWLAQSVFDTVVGAPLALVVLSVIVFAVLATELTSNTATTTILAPILIGLGSVLAGTLGVDPIPASVFLTVTGAVAASFAFALPVATPPNAIVFGSGHLEQRDMIRAGVLLNAVMTLVLTALVVLLFRLLWPHVLW, encoded by the coding sequence ATGAGTCGAACACAGTGGGAGATGACCGGCCGGACCGCGCTGTCGCTGATCGTCGCGCTGGTCGCGACCGCGGTGATCGCTGGGGTGCCGACGCCGCCGGGGCTCAGCAGGGCGGGACAGCTGGCGCTTTCGACGATGGCGTTGGCGGCGATCCTGTGGGTCACGAAAGCGCTTCCGCTGGCACTGACGGGGCTCCTCATTCCGGTCGTGCTGACGATATTCGGGATCTACGATCGGATGGAGGCGGCGCTGTCGGGGTTCGCCGATCCGCTCATCTTCCTGTTCATCGCGGGGTTCGTGCTCGCCGAGGCGCTCCAGACACACAATATCGATCGGCGGCTGGCGCTGAATCTCATCAACTGGCTGGGGCGGTCGCCGCGGCTGCTCATCTTAGCGATCATGCTCTCGACGGCGTTCCTCTCGATGTGGGTGTCGAACACTGCGACGACGGCGATGATGACGCCGGTAGCCCTCGGCGTGCTCGCGGGCGTCGTCGGACGCGAAACCGAAGGCAGCGGGACCTCGAATATGCGGGTCGCGACGCTCTTGGGCACCGCTTACGCCGCCAGCGTCGGCGGCGTCGGAACGCTCATCGGAACGCCGCCGAACGTCGTCGCCGTGGCGTTCCTCGACAGACTGGTCGGGATCGAGATCTCGTTCGTCCAGTGGCTCGCGATCGGGCTGCCCATCGTCGCGGTGACGCTGCCGCTGACGTGGTACGCGCTGACGTTCTGGCTGTATCCGCCGGAGATCGACGACGTGAACGACGCCCAATCGCAGGCCGCCGAGCTCGTCGCCGAGGAGGGACCGATGTCGAAGCGGGCCCGCAGGGCGGCGTACATCTTCGCGGCGACCGCCGGGCTGTGGATGCTCGGCGGGCTCGGGTTCCTGTTCGAGGGGCTCCTGCCGACGGCGTGGCAGGTGACACTGTTCGGCGGAGACGGGCCGAACCTCTTCGGACTGAACGGCCACCGGGGAACCCTCTACTTCGTGGTCGTCGGTCTCTTGGCGATCCCCGCACTCGTGCTGAGCGGCGCAGACGACTGGGAGAACCTCATCGACATCGACTGGGGGACGATCCTGCTCTTCGGCGGCGGCATCTCGCTCGCCGACGCGCTGGGCGACACCAATGCTACCGCGTGGCTCGCGCAGTCGGTGTTCGACACCGTCGTCGGCGCGCCGCTGGCGCTCGTGGTGCTCTCCGTCATCGTCTTCGCCGTGCTGGCGACCGAACTCACCTCGAACACGGCGACGACGACGATCCTCGCGCCCATCCTCATCGGCCTCGGGAGCGTCCTCGCGGGGACCCTCGGCGTCGATCCGATACCGGCCTCGGTCTTCCTGACCGTCACGGGCGCGGTCGCCGCGAGTTTCGCGTTCGCGCTCCCCGTGGCGACGCCGCCGAACGCCATCGTCTTCGGAAGCGGGCACCTCGAACAGCGCGATATGATCCGGGCGGGTGTGCTGTTGAACGCGGTGATGACGCTCGTCCTGACGGCGCTCGTCGTACTCCTGTTCAGACTCCTCTGGCCGCACGTCCTCTGGTGA
- a CDS encoding helix-turn-helix domain-containing protein, with translation MESGGEDGIEIGKISPDSWRLLRVAAGFDQRNVERELDDIMQAHISMLENDTRSLSRERLEQLFDLYRTELSDEQIRVLVEYF, from the coding sequence ATGGAATCCGGCGGGGAAGACGGGATCGAGATCGGGAAGATCTCTCCGGACTCCTGGCGGCTCCTCCGGGTCGCCGCCGGGTTCGATCAGCGAAACGTTGAACGGGAGCTCGACGATATTATGCAGGCTCACATCTCGATGCTCGAAAACGACACCCGGAGCCTCTCCCGCGAACGGCTGGAGCAGCTGTTCGACCTGTACCGGACCGAGCTAAGCGACGAGCAGATCCGCGTTCTAGTGGAGTACTTCTGA
- a CDS encoding alpha/beta hydrolase family protein: MWLDTETMLAVRTEHWDTFDNESEIVRVSRSGALEVLYAEPGVLAFGPRPRPGTDEFAFVHESSGCKGLYLDGPGRDREALFVEDGVEAGVPAWDATGDRVATAVSANGASQWYIVPVEGEPDQASSGPAARQPPAWWDGELLGTRSTPTRPLDVRNVTAGESIHRTDGVGFEERLTVPESVRYESVDETEIQAHLYLPEGIETAAPDSIPLVVSPHGGPTAVDEPGFDVRAQYFSALGYAVVKPNYRGSEGFGRAFRDGDNHRRGRGDVADVVTAVEHLDGEYGPIDGGRAGIVGGSAGGQLTVKALAASDRFAAGAALAGVYDYETFVDDTDEIGWRVVRRELGLPAPDLAEFTHASPIEDVPDIDAPLLLLHGEADERVPISQSEQLAAELDAHGKRYELQRYADAGHGFTQRETVVDAYTRIADLFAKYLRTDPDDRTSRPRPPQDADRSSSLN, from the coding sequence GTGTGGCTGGATACGGAGACGATGCTCGCGGTTCGAACCGAGCACTGGGATACGTTCGATAACGAATCCGAGATCGTCCGTGTCTCCCGGAGCGGAGCGCTCGAAGTGCTGTACGCCGAACCCGGGGTGTTGGCGTTCGGCCCACGCCCCAGGCCCGGGACGGACGAGTTCGCGTTCGTCCACGAATCGAGCGGTTGCAAAGGACTGTATCTCGACGGCCCGGGACGCGACCGAGAGGCGTTGTTCGTCGAAGACGGGGTCGAAGCCGGGGTCCCGGCGTGGGACGCGACAGGCGACCGGGTCGCAACGGCCGTCTCCGCGAACGGAGCGTCACAGTGGTACATCGTCCCGGTCGAGGGCGAACCCGACCAGGCGTCGAGCGGCCCGGCGGCGCGACAGCCGCCCGCGTGGTGGGACGGCGAACTCCTCGGCACGCGTAGCACGCCGACGCGACCGCTGGACGTCCGGAACGTAACGGCCGGAGAGTCGATCCACCGGACGGACGGGGTGGGATTCGAGGAGCGACTCACGGTCCCCGAGAGCGTCCGGTACGAGTCCGTGGACGAGACCGAGATCCAGGCTCACCTCTATCTTCCCGAGGGGATCGAGACGGCAGCGCCCGATTCGATCCCGCTCGTGGTCAGTCCACACGGGGGGCCGACCGCCGTCGACGAACCGGGCTTCGACGTCCGCGCGCAGTATTTCTCCGCGCTCGGCTACGCTGTCGTCAAACCGAACTACCGCGGGTCAGAGGGCTTCGGCCGTGCCTTTCGGGACGGCGACAACCACCGCCGTGGCCGCGGCGACGTCGCAGACGTGGTGACCGCGGTCGAACACCTCGACGGCGAGTACGGACCGATCGACGGCGGTCGGGCCGGCATCGTCGGCGGCAGTGCCGGCGGACAGCTGACGGTGAAGGCACTCGCCGCGTCTGACCGGTTCGCGGCCGGCGCAGCACTCGCAGGCGTGTACGACTACGAGACGTTCGTCGACGACACAGACGAGATCGGCTGGCGCGTCGTCAGGCGTGAACTCGGCCTCCCCGCGCCGGATCTCGCCGAGTTCACCCACGCGAGCCCCATCGAAGACGTGCCGGATATCGACGCACCGCTGCTGTTACTGCACGGCGAGGCAGACGAGCGCGTGCCGATCTCACAGTCCGAGCAGCTCGCTGCCGAACTCGACGCACACGGCAAGCGATACGAACTGCAGCGATACGCCGACGCGGGCCACGGATTCACGCAGCGCGAGACCGTCGTCGACGCGTACACGCGGATTGCAGATCTGTTCGCCAAGTATCTGCGGACCGACCCGGACGATCGGACCAGCCGTCCGCGGCCACCCCAGGACGCCGACAGGTCGAGTTCGCTGAACTGA
- a CDS encoding dual specificity protein phosphatase family protein: protein MNEVFNGIYVGTESNAGDELLLQKHGVDTVISLTHSNPETGDITRVDVPMVDGPQNSYQSFAEAVETVVEQRENGRCVLVHCSAGSSRSPSVAAAAITHLTENNLNEAFNQIIEQRPETDPHDALVRQAVKITREGSS from the coding sequence ATGAACGAAGTATTCAACGGGATCTACGTAGGGACAGAATCTAACGCCGGCGACGAGTTGCTTCTACAGAAACACGGTGTCGACACCGTCATCTCTCTAACACACAGCAACCCGGAAACAGGAGACATCACCCGAGTAGATGTCCCGATGGTGGACGGCCCTCAGAACAGCTACCAGTCATTCGCCGAAGCCGTAGAAACAGTTGTTGAGCAACGTGAAAACGGTCGGTGCGTCCTGGTTCACTGTTCGGCTGGATCCTCCCGCAGCCCTTCAGTCGCCGCAGCCGCAATCACACACCTTACAGAAAACAACCTCAACGAAGCATTCAACCAGATAATCGAGCAAAGGCCGGAAACCGATCCACACGACGCACTGGTTCGCCAGGCCGTCAAGATCACTCGTGAGGGAAGTAGTTGA
- a CDS encoding IS5 family transposase, translating into MEVDLLDFVEQCRDLAKQALGKHAGEPASGGFARWVHVVLHCFRLEEGHSYRETPNRLKYLTEVRDALGLDRDDLPDYSTIYKSFDRLKMWVWRALLRVSAQQHPQSGHAALDSTFFDRRRASSYFRQRSGSTVQTLKVTTLTDVESLAVLDVHITARWKHDTKTGPPVVRRNADDLQSVAADNGFQDWHTEYEIAAYDLEYLVHYRGSSPKSALNNALNRANGYSQRWMAETSYSTAKRSLGDAVRALGWYRQFREIVLMFAIINIESLCEPL; encoded by the coding sequence ATGGAAGTCGACCTCCTCGACTTCGTTGAGCAGTGTCGTGACCTAGCTAAACAAGCGTTGGGGAAGCACGCGGGCGAGCCCGCCAGCGGCGGGTTCGCCCGCTGGGTCCACGTTGTTCTGCACTGCTTTCGGCTCGAAGAAGGCCACAGCTACCGTGAAACGCCGAATCGGTTGAAGTACTTGACTGAGGTTCGTGACGCCCTCGGCCTAGATCGGGACGACCTGCCGGATTACAGCACGATCTACAAATCTTTTGACCGGCTGAAAATGTGGGTCTGGCGGGCGCTGCTGCGCGTTTCTGCGCAGCAGCACCCGCAGTCTGGTCACGCCGCTCTCGACAGCACGTTCTTCGACCGTCGTCGTGCTTCCTCGTACTTCCGCCAGCGATCGGGAAGCACCGTACAGACGCTGAAAGTGACGACATTAACTGATGTGGAATCGCTTGCGGTTCTTGACGTTCACATCACAGCACGGTGGAAGCACGATACGAAGACCGGACCGCCGGTCGTCCGCCGAAACGCGGACGACCTGCAGTCCGTCGCTGCCGACAACGGCTTCCAAGACTGGCACACCGAGTACGAGATCGCCGCGTATGACCTTGAGTATCTTGTTCACTATCGTGGATCATCACCGAAATCAGCCCTGAACAACGCGCTCAACCGGGCAAACGGCTACTCTCAGCGCTGGATGGCCGAAACGTCGTACTCAACAGCCAAGCGCTCGCTCGGCGACGCCGTGCGAGCGCTCGGCTGGTATCGCCAGTTTCGTGAAATTGTCCTGATGTTCGCCATCATCAACATAGAATCACTGTGTGAGCCGCTGTAA
- a CDS encoding DUF6176 family protein: MAEIVLAKQKIEKGKTERLREWMEEITEREAEAVETLKSEGMHSETAFIEHTEESDFLIYYMKADSIEQVYESFEDSSHDIDQEHKQVLSDVLESGENVGDYELLYHLENPESS; encoded by the coding sequence ATGGCTGAAATAGTGCTGGCGAAGCAAAAAATAGAGAAGGGGAAGACGGAGCGGCTCAGGGAATGGATGGAGGAAATCACCGAGAGAGAAGCAGAGGCGGTTGAAACACTCAAGAGCGAGGGAATGCATTCGGAGACTGCGTTTATCGAACATACGGAGGAGAGCGACTTTTTGATTTACTATATGAAAGCGGACAGCATCGAACAGGTGTATGAATCGTTCGAGGACTCATCGCACGACATCGATCAAGAACACAAGCAGGTACTGTCTGATGTGCTCGAAAGCGGAGAAAATGTCGGTGACTACGAACTGCTCTATCACTTGGAAAATCCCGAGTCTTCGTAG
- a CDS encoding PQQ-binding-like beta-propeller repeat protein — MSRRTALSMIAGAGVAGATSQRGNAQSATTSNDIGTAWYRPLNGSPTWPVAHDGVAYVADSDGNIFGYDASSGESQFKQSVDGSITAYGLTVADSILAVTLQSGSVRFFDLATQEPVGRFPIGAQPAGMTSFGQYLYVVDTNATLKKFDASGPEPLWQEDLGYGRARNPQTPLAGENGLVITQSGGRLLFVDPTDGTVLEEITQTAVYQGAFGQWTGTISNNSTACVVERNSNAAYIFDLQAGTTRQLQYTGSGISSCGPAAGLFFIGDSEGINAMRETTGEIEWQLNFEATKLSFDVFGTELVVIGRDSGDGYIRSRDIETQAFEWEVPLSEPENLLSGGVGGYSFTKPIQVGDHYIVGGSSNDGNWIASFGPQQAESSISNESSDSSAGSGGTEQPGTADPSLPKNQNSTPTPGTGSGPLTWLFNLTPWSKLGTIASRLGSIILVWYHVFRDEE, encoded by the coding sequence GTGAGCCGTCGTACGGCACTGTCGATGATCGCAGGGGCCGGAGTGGCTGGGGCCACCTCACAGCGGGGTAACGCCCAATCCGCGACCACGTCAAACGACATTGGAACGGCGTGGTATCGGCCATTGAATGGCTCACCAACATGGCCAGTCGCGCATGATGGGGTCGCGTACGTCGCCGACTCAGATGGGAACATCTTCGGCTATGACGCCAGCTCCGGCGAGTCACAATTCAAGCAGAGCGTGGATGGGAGTATTACAGCCTACGGGCTCACTGTGGCGGATTCGATCCTCGCTGTCACGCTACAATCTGGGAGTGTCCGGTTTTTCGATCTGGCAACACAGGAGCCAGTCGGCCGATTTCCCATTGGCGCACAGCCCGCTGGAATGACCAGCTTTGGCCAGTATCTCTACGTCGTCGATACGAATGCGACACTGAAAAAATTCGATGCCAGCGGCCCGGAACCACTCTGGCAAGAGGATCTCGGCTACGGTCGGGCTCGGAACCCACAAACGCCGCTCGCAGGCGAGAATGGACTTGTGATCACACAGAGTGGTGGCCGGTTGCTTTTTGTTGATCCGACCGACGGCACCGTCCTCGAAGAGATAACCCAAACTGCGGTCTACCAAGGGGCGTTTGGACAGTGGACCGGGACGATTAGTAATAATAGCACTGCCTGTGTCGTTGAGCGGAATTCTAATGCGGCCTATATTTTTGATTTGCAGGCTGGCACCACGCGACAACTCCAGTACACTGGCTCCGGTATCAGCTCCTGTGGTCCCGCAGCAGGGCTGTTCTTCATCGGTGATTCGGAGGGCATCAATGCGATGCGAGAGACGACTGGTGAGATCGAGTGGCAACTGAACTTTGAGGCGACAAAGCTCTCCTTCGACGTGTTTGGCACGGAGTTGGTCGTAATCGGTCGTGACAGTGGCGACGGGTACATTCGATCCAGAGACATCGAAACGCAAGCTTTCGAGTGGGAGGTCCCGCTCAGCGAGCCGGAGAACCTGCTTAGTGGCGGGGTCGGCGGCTACAGTTTCACGAAGCCGATTCAGGTTGGCGACCACTACATTGTGGGCGGGAGCTCAAATGACGGCAATTGGATCGCTTCATTCGGCCCCCAACAGGCCGAGTCTTCGATATCGAACGAATCGTCCGACTCGTCGGCGGGATCTGGGGGGACTGAGCAGCCGGGAACTGCGGATCCGTCCCTCCCAAAGAACCAAAACTCGACCCCGACCCCTGGTACTGGATCCGGTCCGCTGACCTGGCTGTTCAATTTAACTCCCTGGTCAAAATTGGGCACGATCGCATCAAGACTGGGATCGATTATCTTAGTCTGGTATCATGTGTTCCGCGACGAAGAGTAG
- a CDS encoding helix-turn-helix transcriptional regulator: protein MAVLVAQFMSATPAIVVVADESTRVGTFGWQFTFHDVVVIAVSACSAGASATVLLDRADSMSAIAVDIERLDSDAQQPTGESSNELLQARRQEWATISERLTSNEELVYQTVLEADGVLPQSEIVDQTDLSKATVSRTLDSLEAKDLVERKRRGMGNTVLLT from the coding sequence ATGGCGGTCCTCGTCGCCCAGTTCATGAGCGCCACGCCAGCTATCGTCGTGGTCGCCGACGAGAGTACGCGAGTTGGGACCTTTGGCTGGCAGTTCACGTTTCACGATGTGGTCGTCATTGCCGTGTCAGCATGTTCCGCCGGAGCGAGCGCGACGGTCCTCCTCGATAGAGCAGATTCAATGTCGGCAATCGCAGTGGATATTGAGCGTCTGGACTCGGATGCACAGCAGCCCACCGGCGAGTCCAGCAACGAGCTACTGCAGGCCCGCCGGCAGGAGTGGGCCACCATCTCAGAACGGCTTACGAGCAACGAGGAACTGGTCTATCAGACGGTACTCGAAGCTGACGGCGTCCTTCCACAGAGCGAGATCGTCGACCAGACAGATCTCTCGAAAGCGACTGTCAGCCGCACGCTCGACAGTCTGGAGGCCAAAGATCTCGTCGAACGCAAGCGCCGCGGAATGGGCAATACCGTGTTGCTCACGTAA
- a CDS encoding amidohydrolase family protein yields the protein MTDLLIHDAIVVTVNQENQILQNGSIRVTNGTISAVETTEPGDQVSTAEHVIDASGKVVIPGLIDTHRHTDFTLVQGLFSELDGTELLKEAFALYHTAEPALGESFFEAAWQLACLRQLTHGVTTVNAMDFTPALGAEAIGEAGLRGVIGPELADFLNPASADEQLTDAREFIETHHDTYDGRIMASIAPGGEAGCSRELWEGVAELRDDYPDLRLHTHLYDSAEADTMAAGSGADDPLDLLDRYGLLDERTLLTHLLYADREDARRIAEAGAHVLHCPTVYSYFQAGKRTWFPLPALQEFGANVVIGLDDPFWFDSWDLFQEAKHARLLSNFEYGAQQWSSYDLLKMLTIDAARTLGIEDQIGSLEPGKRADLLVIDVDTPRLQPFSNLPSVLANSVTAGDIETVVVDGEVLMEEQSVTSMDVEAVRAAATRERERLQARTGWETSLAGSTPPDKSILKRVSAQPLLRAMRQYGRGFVNEHFLTHIN from the coding sequence ATGACTGATCTCCTAATTCACGACGCAATCGTTGTCACGGTGAATCAAGAGAACCAGATTCTACAAAACGGTTCTATTCGGGTGACAAACGGGACCATTTCGGCCGTCGAAACGACCGAGCCTGGAGACCAAGTCTCAACTGCGGAGCACGTAATCGATGCCAGCGGCAAGGTCGTGATACCCGGCCTCATCGACACCCACCGCCACACCGATTTCACCCTCGTCCAAGGCCTATTCAGCGAACTCGACGGAACCGAACTGCTGAAAGAAGCCTTCGCGTTGTACCACACAGCTGAGCCGGCACTCGGCGAGTCGTTCTTCGAGGCCGCATGGCAACTCGCCTGCCTCCGGCAGCTCACACATGGCGTCACGACGGTCAACGCGATGGACTTCACGCCAGCACTCGGAGCAGAAGCCATCGGCGAGGCCGGATTACGTGGTGTGATCGGTCCCGAACTCGCGGACTTTCTCAACCCCGCGTCCGCAGACGAACAGCTCACAGACGCACGTGAGTTCATAGAAACCCACCACGACACGTACGATGGCCGTATCATGGCGAGCATCGCACCGGGTGGCGAGGCTGGGTGTTCGCGAGAACTCTGGGAAGGTGTTGCAGAACTCCGAGATGACTATCCAGACTTGCGACTCCACACCCACCTCTATGACTCGGCCGAAGCCGATACGATGGCGGCTGGAAGCGGTGCTGACGATCCGCTCGACTTGTTAGACCGCTACGGACTGCTCGACGAACGGACGCTGTTGACGCATCTCCTCTATGCAGATCGGGAAGATGCACGACGCATCGCCGAGGCCGGTGCGCACGTGCTTCACTGCCCGACTGTGTACAGTTACTTCCAAGCTGGGAAGCGAACCTGGTTTCCGCTTCCGGCCCTCCAGGAGTTCGGCGCGAACGTCGTCATCGGCCTCGATGATCCGTTCTGGTTCGATTCCTGGGATCTCTTCCAGGAAGCCAAACACGCTCGATTGTTGTCGAATTTCGAGTACGGAGCCCAGCAGTGGTCCTCGTATGATCTCCTCAAGATGCTCACCATCGACGCCGCACGCACACTCGGGATCGAGGATCAAATCGGCAGTCTCGAACCCGGCAAACGCGCCGACCTACTCGTCATCGACGTCGATACGCCACGTCTCCAGCCATTCAGCAACCTCCCGTCGGTGCTGGCGAACTCGGTGACTGCGGGAGATATCGAAACGGTCGTCGTCGACGGTGAGGTACTCATGGAGGAGCAATCGGTCACATCGATGGACGTCGAGGCCGTTCGTGCAGCCGCGACACGAGAGCGTGAGCGCCTGCAGGCGCGTACCGGCTGGGAGACGTCGCTCGCCGGCAGTACCCCGCCAGATAAATCGATACTCAAACGCGTGTCCGCACAACCACTGCTTCGAGCGATGAGACAGTATGGTCGAGGATTTGTCAACGAGCATTTTCTTACGCACATCAACTAG